From the Misgurnus anguillicaudatus chromosome 17, ASM2758022v2, whole genome shotgun sequence genome, one window contains:
- the nr4a2a gene encoding nuclear receptor subfamily 4 group A member 2a: MPCVRAQYGSSPQGASPASQSYSYHTSGEYSCDFLTPEFVKFSMDLTNTEITAATTSLPSFNTFMDNYNTSYDVKPPCLYQVPHSGEQSSIKVEDVQMHTYHQQSHLGPQSEEMMAHPGPMYFKPSSPHAPGNPNFQVQPNHMWEDPSSLHTFHQNYMTSHMIDQRKNPVSRLSLFSFKQSPPGTPVSSCQMRFDGPLHVSMGHDSPGAHRTLDSQSFAVPSAIRKQAGIAFTHSLQLSHGHQLMDSQVPSPPSRGSPSTEGLCAVCGDNAACQHYGVRTCEGCKGFFKRTVQKNAKYVCLANKNCPVDKRRRNRCQYCRFQKCLVVGMVKEVVRTASLKGRRGRLPSKPKSPQESSSPSPPVSLISALVRAHVDSNPSMSNLDYTRFQANADYQLSGDDTQHIQQFYDLLTGSMEIIRGWAEKIPGFTDLPKPDQDLLFESAFLELFVLRLAYRSNPMEGKLIFCNGVVLHRLQCVRGFGEWIDSIVEFSSNLQSLNLDVSAFSCIAALAMVTERHGLKEPKRVEELQNKIVNCLKDQVTFNGGGLNRPNYLSKLLGKLPELRTLCTQGLQRIFYLKLEDLLPPPAIIDKLFLDTLPF, encoded by the exons atgcCCTGCGTCCGGGCTCAGTATGGCTCATCCCCGCAGGGCGCCAGTCCTGCGTCTCAGAGCTACAGTTATCACACCAGCGGAGAGTATAGTTGCGATTTCCTGACTCCTGAGTTTGTAAAGTTCAGCATGGACTTGACCAATACCGAGATCACTGCCGCCACCACCTCTCTGCCCAGCTTTAACACATTCATGGATAACTACAACACCAGTTACGACGTGAAGCCGCCCTGTCTTTATCAGGTGCCCCATTCTGGAGAACAGTCCTCTATCAAGGTGGAGGATGTCCAGATGCACACATACCACCAGCAGAGCCACCTGGGCCCGCAATCAGAGGAAATGATGGCCCACCCCGGGCCCATGTACTTCAAACCGTCCTCACCTCACGCCCCGGGAAACCCGAACTTCCAGGTTCAGCCCAATCACATGTGGGAAGATCCGAGCTCCCTGCACACCTTCCATCAGAACTATATGACCTCGCACATGATAGACCAACGCAAAAACCCTGTGTCCAGATTGTCTCTATTCTCCTTTAAGCAGTCGCCCCCTGGTACTCCTGTATCCAGCTGCCAGATGCGCTTTGACGGGCCTCTCCATGTGTCTATGGGCCACGACAGCCCTGGAGCGCACCGAACCCTGGACAGTCAGAGTTTTGCAGTGCCCAGTGCCATCAGAAAACAAGCGGGCATCGCTTTCACACACTCCCTGCAGCTCAGTCACGGGCACCAGCTGATGGACAGTCAGGTGCCCTCACCCCCGTCCAGAGGATCGCCGTCCACCGAGGGTTTGTGCGCGGTATGTGGTGACAACGCGGCGTGTCAGCATTATGGAGTCCGAACTTGCGAAGGGTGTAAAGGCTTCTTCAag CGCACAGTACAGAAGAACGCCAAATATGTTTGCTTAGCCAATAAAAACTGTCCTGTGGATAAACGTCGAAGAAACAGATGTCAGTACTGCCGATTTCAGAAGTGCCTAGTAGTCGGGATGGTGAAAGAAG TTGTCAGGACCGCCAGTTTAAAAGGTCGGAGAGGCCGTTTACCCTCCAAACCCAAAAGTCCGCAAGAGTCTTCTTCACCCTCTCCACCCGTCAGTTTGATTAGCGCTTTGGTCAGGGCTCACGTGGACTCCAACCCCTCCATGAGCAACCTCGACTACACTAGA TTCCAAGCCAACGCGGACTACCAGCTGAGTGGAGACGACACGCAGCACATCCAGCAGTTCTACGACCTGCTAACCGGATCCATGGAGATCATCCGCGGATGGGCAGAGAAGATCCCCGGGTTCACCGACCTGCCTAAACCAGACCAAGACCTACTGTTCGAGTCTGCTTTTCTGGAACTCTTTGTTTTGCGTCTGGCTTACAG GTCCAACCCGATGGAAGGCAAACTCATCTTTTGTAACGGGGTGGTATTGCACAGACTGCAGTGTGTCCGTGGATTTGGAGAGTGGATTGATTCTATAGTGGAGTTTTCGTCTAATCTTCAGAGTTTAAATTTAGATGTATCAGCTTTCTCCTGCATCGCTGCCCTGGCTATGGTCACAG AGAGACACGGGCTTAAAGAACCGAAAAGGGTGGAGGAGCTTCAAAACAAGATAGTAAACTGTCTAAAAGATCAAGTCACCTTTAACGGGGGCGGCTTGAATCGTCCAAACTATCTGTCCAAACTGCTGGGAAAACTGCCTGAACTTCGCACTCTGTGCACACAGGGTTTGCAGCGCATCTTCTACCTAAAGCTAGAAGATCTGCTCCCTCCGCCAGCAATAATCGACAAACTGTTTCTTGACACTCTGCCATTTTAA